One window of Prionailurus bengalensis isolate Pbe53 chromosome B1, Fcat_Pben_1.1_paternal_pri, whole genome shotgun sequence genomic DNA carries:
- the LOC122467106 gene encoding mitochondrial import inner membrane translocase subunit Tim9-like produces the protein MATQIPESDQIKQFKEFLGTYNKLTETCFLDCVKDFTTREVKPEETTCSEHCLQKYLKMTQRISMRFQEYHIQQNEALAAKAGLLGQPR, from the coding sequence ATGGCTACACAAATACCAGAATCTGATCAGATAAAACAGTTTAAAGAATTTCTTGGAACCTACAATAAACTTACAGAAACCTGCTTTTTGGACTGCGTTAAAGACTTCACAACAAGGGAAGTAAAACCTGAAGAGACCACCTGTTCAGAACATTgcttacagaaatatttaaaaatgacacaaagaataTCCATGAGATTTCAGGAATATCATATTCAGCAGAATGAAGCCCTGGCAGCCAAAGCAGGACTCCTTGGCCAACCACGATAG